Proteins co-encoded in one Scomber scombrus chromosome 14, fScoSco1.1, whole genome shotgun sequence genomic window:
- the LOC133993661 gene encoding LOW QUALITY PROTEIN: NACHT, LRR and PYD domains-containing protein 12-like (The sequence of the model RefSeq protein was modified relative to this genomic sequence to represent the inferred CDS: deleted 1 base in 1 codon), which produces VLQEEIQREEQASTIISHIKTSRSLHIMCHIPVFCWITATVLEDVLKSREGGELPKTLTEMYIHFLVLQSKLKNSKYDGGAETDPHWSPESRKMIESLGKLAFEQLQKGNLIFYESDLTECGIDIREASVCSGVFTEIFKEERGLYQNKVFCFVHLSVQEFLAALHVHLTFIKSGVKKSEEQTTSWWSWLSEVFRDKSTRFYQSAVDEALKSPNGHLDLFLRFLLGLSLQSNQILLRGLLTQTGSSPLTNEETVEYIKKKISENLSAERSINLFHCLNELNDRSLVEEIQQSLRSGSLSTDELSPAQWSALVFILLSSEKDLDVFDLKKYSASEEALLRLLPVVKASNKALLSDCNLSERSCAALSSVLSSQSSSLRDLDLRNNNLQDSGVKQLCAALESPHCTLETLLLPSEKYLDVDCNLSERSCAALSSFLSSQSSSLRDLDLSNNNLQDSGVKQLSAGLESPHCTLGTLRLTDCNLSERSCAALSSVLSSQSSSLRDLDLSNNNLQDSGVNLIAAGLESPHCTLETLRLSDCNLSERSCAALSSVLSSQSSSLRDLDLSNNNLQDSGVKQLSAGLESPHCTLGTLSLSGCLITEEGCASLASALSSNPSHLRELDLSYNHPGDSGEKLLSAGLEDPHWRLDTLRMDHGGQQRLKPGLRKYACELELDPNTMHRRIKLSDNSRKVTNVMEVQSYPDHPDRFDSWYQLLCRNDLTGRCYWEVEWRKGVDISVSYRRISRKGNSDDCRFGRNDQSWSLRCSDDDGRYSVWHNNRHTPISSSSSSSSSSSSSSSSSSSSVSNRVAVYVDCPAGTLSFYRVSSDSLIHLHTFNTTFTEPLYAGFGFGFWSVFEFGLWLRYWPMLPLGPASSVSLCRL; this is translated from the exons gtacttcaggaagagattcagaga gaggagcaggccagcaccatcatctcccacatcaagacatcacgaagcctccacatcatgtgccacatcccagtcttctgctggatcactgctacagttctggaggatgtgttgaaaagcagagagggaggagagctgcccaagaccctgactgagatgtacatccacttcctggtgcttcagtCAAAACTGAAGAACagcaagtatgatggaggagctgagacagatccacactggagtccagagagcaggaagatgattgagtctctgggaaaactggcttttgagcagctgcagaaaggcaacctgatcttctatgaatcagacctgacagagtgtggcatcgatatcagagaagcctcagtgtgctcaggagtgttcacagagatctttaaagaggagagaggtctGTACCAgaacaaggtgttctgcttcgtccatctgagtgttcaggagtttctggctgctcttcatgtccatctgacattcatcaagtctggagtcaagaagtcagaagaacaaacaacatcctggtGGTCTTGGTTGTCTGAAGTGTTCAGAGACAAATCAacacgtttctaccagagtgctgtggacgaggccttaaagagtccaaatggacacctggacttgttcctccgcttcctcctgggtctttcactgcagtcCAATCAGATTCTactacgaggtctgctgacacagacaggaagtagcccACTGACCAATGAGGAAACAgtcgagtacatcaagaagaagatcagtgagaatctttctgcagagagaagcatcaatctgttccactgtctgaatgaactgaatgatcgttctctagtggaggagatccaacagtccctgagatcaggaagtctctccacagatgaACTGTCTCCTGcccagtggtcagctctggtcttcatcttactgtcatcagaaaaagatctggatgtgtttgacctgaagaaatactctgcttcagaggaggctcttctgaggctgctgccagtggtcaaagcctccaacaaagctct gctgagtgactgtaacctctcagagagaagctgtgcagctctgtcctcagttctcagctcccagtcctctagtctgagagatctggatcTGAggaacaacaacctgcaggattcaggagtgaagcagctgtgtgctgcactggagagtccacactgtacactggaaactctcctACTGCCATCAGAAAAATATCTggatgt tgactgtaacctctcagagagaagctgtgcagctctgtcctcatttctcagctcccagtcctctagtctgagagatctggacctgagtaacaacaacctgcaggattcaggagtgaagcagctttctgctggactggagagtccacactgtacactgggaACTCTCAG actgactgactgtaacctctcagagagaagctgtgcagctctgtcctcagttctcagctcccagtcctctagtctgagagatctggacctgagtaacaacaacctgcaggattcaggagtgaatcTGATtgctgctggactggagagtccacactgtacactggaaactctcag gctgagtgactgtaacctctcagagagaagctgtgcagctctgtcctcagttctcagctcccagtcctctagtctgagagatctggacctgagtaacaacaacctgcaggattcaggagtgaagcagctttctgctggactggagagtccacactgtacactgggaACTCTCAG tctgtcaggatgtctgatcacagaggaaggctgtgcttctctggcctcagctctgagctccaacccctcccatctgagagagctggacctgagctacaatcatccaggagactcaggagagaagttactgtctgctggactggaggatccacactggagactggacactctcag gatggaccatggtggacagcagagactgaaacctggtctgaggaagt atgcctgtgaactggaactggatccaaacacaatgcacagaaggatcaaactgtctgataacagcAGGAAGGTGACAAATGTGATGGAGgttcagtcatatcctgatcatccagacagatttgactcctggtatcagctgctgtgtagaaatgatctgactggtcgctgttactgggaggtcgagtggagaaAAGGAGttgatatatcagtgagttacagaagaatcagcaggaaaggaaacagtgaTGACTGTAGGTTTGGaaggaatgatcagtcctggagtctgaggTGCTCTGATGATGATGGTCGTTATTCTGTCTGGCacaataacagacacacacccatctcctcctcctcctcctcctcctcctcctcctcctcctcctcctcctcctcctcctcctctgtctctaacagagtagcagtgtatgtggactgtcctgctggcactctgtccttctacagagtctcctctgactcactgatccacctccacaccttcaacaccacattcactgaacctctgtatgctgggtttgggtttgggtttTGGTCTGTGTTTGAGTTTGGGTTATGGTTGAGGTATTGGCCAATGTTACCGTTGGGTCCTGCttcctcagtctctctgtgtcgtctgtag
- the LOC133993621 gene encoding neoverrucotoxin subunit alpha-like: MDHGGPQRLKPDVRKYACELELDPNTMNRKLKLSDNNRKVTRVEEDQSYPDHPDRFDSYPQLLCRNVLTGRCYWEVEWRGYVSISVSYRRISRKGDSDDCRFGRNDQSWSLYCSDVGFHVSYSVWHNNRETSISSSSSSSNSVAVYVDCPAGTLSFYRVSSDTLIHLHTFNTTFTEPLCAGFRFGSGYWPMLLSGPASSVSLCPL; the protein is encoded by the exons atggaccatggtggaccgcagagactgaaacctgacgtgaggaagt atgcctgtgaactggaactggatccaaacacaatgaacagaaaactcaaactgtctgataacaacaggaaggtgacacgtgtggaggaggatcagtcatatcctgatcatccagacagatttgactcctatcctcagctgctgtgtagaaatgttctgactggtcgctgttactgggaggtcgagtggagaggatATGTTtctatatcagtgagttacagaagaatcagcaggaaaggagACAGTGATGACTGTAGGTTTGGAAGGAacgatcagtcctggagtctgtaCTGCTCTGATGTTGGTTTCCATGTTAGTTACTCTGTTTGGCACAATAACAGAgaaacatccat ctcctcctcctcctcctcctctaacagtgtagcagtgtatgtggactgtcctgctggcactctgtccttctacagagtctcctctgacacactgatccacctccacaccttcaacaccacattcactgaacctctgtgtgcTGGGTTTAGGTTTGGGTCTGGGTATTGGCCAATGTTACTGTCTGGTCCTGCttcctcagtctctctgtgtcctctgtag